In a genomic window of Sulfuriferula nivalis:
- the folC gene encoding bifunctional tetrahydrofolate synthase/dihydrofolate synthase, translating to MDLAAWLNHLENLHPQTIDMGLARVGAVRNVLLPQLRAPIITVAGTNGKGSTCAYLETMLSAAGHQVGLYTSPHLLRFNERIRLNQSEVDDTAICAAFSAIEAARGDISLSYFEFATLAAVWIFERADVDVMILEVGLGGRLDAVNVFDAQVAVVTNIGIDHVDYLGDNRELIGREKAGVFRPQHPAICGDAQPPLSLQAAAQLIGADWHALGHDFNYQVNSDSWDYDGVQKYLNLPLPTMRGAYQINNAATAIAALSYFNAYCLVDEQAIRHGLQGAQVTGRFQVIAQAPMRILDVAHNPHGAEALAANLAQQPIIGKTYAVFAMLSDKDIAGVIAAMREVIDVWVIAELDVPRGAILEVLQAQLHALQIPVIVPQMDIRSAWFYACEHAAENDRICAFGSFYTVAAVLDAVK from the coding sequence ATGGATTTAGCCGCCTGGCTGAATCATTTAGAAAATTTACACCCGCAGACCATCGATATGGGGCTGGCGCGGGTGGGGGCGGTGCGCAATGTGTTGCTGCCCCAGTTGCGCGCACCTATCATCACAGTGGCAGGAACAAATGGCAAAGGTTCAACCTGTGCCTACCTCGAAACCATGCTTAGTGCAGCAGGTCACCAAGTGGGTTTATATACCTCACCCCATCTTTTACGTTTTAATGAACGTATACGATTAAACCAGTCAGAAGTAGACGATACTGCAATTTGTGCAGCATTCAGCGCCATAGAAGCGGCGCGCGGCGATATTTCATTAAGTTATTTTGAGTTTGCAACGCTGGCTGCGGTTTGGATCTTTGAACGAGCTGATGTCGATGTGATGATATTGGAAGTTGGTTTGGGCGGTCGTCTGGATGCGGTTAATGTATTTGATGCGCAAGTGGCTGTTGTGACCAATATTGGTATCGACCATGTCGATTATCTGGGTGACAATCGCGAGTTGATAGGTCGTGAGAAGGCAGGTGTGTTTCGTCCACAGCACCCGGCAATTTGTGGTGATGCACAGCCACCTTTATCCTTACAAGCTGCTGCACAATTAATTGGCGCAGATTGGCATGCGCTGGGGCATGATTTTAACTATCAAGTGAATTCAGATAGCTGGGATTATGATGGGGTGCAAAAATATTTAAATTTACCTCTGCCAACGATGCGTGGTGCATACCAAATCAATAATGCGGCTACTGCGATTGCCGCTCTGAGTTATTTTAATGCGTATTGTTTGGTTGATGAGCAGGCGATACGGCATGGTTTGCAAGGAGCGCAGGTCACAGGGCGTTTCCAGGTGATAGCCCAGGCGCCGATGCGCATATTGGATGTCGCTCATAATCCTCATGGCGCTGAAGCGTTAGCCGCTAATTTAGCGCAACAGCCCATTATTGGAAAGACTTATGCTGTTTTTGCCATGCTGTCAGATAAAGATATAGCAGGCGTGATAGCCGCGATGCGTGAGGTAATTGATGTATGGGTGATTGCCGAGTTAGATGTGCCGCGCGGGGCAATACTTGAGGTATTGCAAGCACAATTGCATGCACTGCAAATTCCTGTCATTGTTCCCCAAATGGATATTAGGTCAGCTTGGTTTTATGCCTGTGAACACGCGGCAGAAAATGATAGAATATGCGCCTTTGGTTCCTTCTACACAGTCGCCGCCGTTTTAGATGCAGTCAAATAG
- the accD gene encoding acetyl-CoA carboxylase, carboxyltransferase subunit beta: MSWFQKILRPKINRRLADDAKKIMPEGLWSKCPSCETVLYRADLERNSEVCPKCGYHHRINARARLDMLLDTEGRFEIAAGVIPVDTLKFKDSKKYSDRILEAQRATSEKDALIVMKGSVCHVPLVVAAFEFKFMGGSMGAVVGERFVRGVEACIQDKVPFVCYAASGGARMQEGLFSLMQMAKTSAALTKLSEAKLPFISVLTDPTMGGVSASFAMLGDVIIAEPKALIGFAGPRVIEQTVRETLPEGFQRAEFLQAHGAVDLIIDRREMRDRLSSLLSMMQHMPTAA; the protein is encoded by the coding sequence ATGAGCTGGTTTCAAAAAATATTACGTCCAAAAATCAATCGCCGTTTAGCGGATGATGCTAAAAAGATTATGCCAGAAGGCCTGTGGAGCAAATGTCCATCGTGTGAAACAGTGTTGTATCGGGCTGATCTGGAACGAAACTCGGAAGTCTGTCCTAAATGTGGATATCATCATCGTATCAATGCCCGTGCTCGTTTGGACATGCTGCTGGATACAGAAGGTCGATTTGAAATTGCAGCAGGGGTTATTCCAGTCGATACGCTGAAATTCAAAGACAGCAAAAAATATAGTGATCGTATCTTGGAAGCGCAACGCGCAACCAGTGAGAAAGATGCGCTTATCGTAATGAAGGGTAGTGTTTGTCATGTGCCGTTGGTCGTGGCCGCGTTTGAATTCAAATTCATGGGCGGCTCTATGGGAGCCGTAGTCGGCGAGCGTTTTGTTCGTGGTGTAGAAGCTTGCATACAGGATAAAGTGCCGTTTGTGTGTTACGCAGCCAGTGGTGGCGCACGTATGCAGGAAGGCTTGTTCTCATTGATGCAAATGGCAAAAACCAGTGCGGCGCTGACTAAATTGTCGGAAGCAAAATTGCCGTTTATTTCAGTGTTGACGGATCCGACCATGGGTGGTGTGTCAGCAAGTTTTGCCATGCTGGGAGATGTGATTATTGCTGAACCTAAGGCGTTAATCGGCTTTGCCGGTCCGCGCGTGATTGAACAAACAGTGCGTGAAACATTGCCAGAAGGTTTCCAGCGTGCAGAGTTTTTACAGGCGCATGGCGCGGTGGATTTAATTATAGACCGCCGTGAAATGCGTGACCGATTGTCCAGCCTGTTGTCCATGATGCAACATATGCCGACGGCTGCTTAA
- the trpA gene encoding tryptophan synthase subunit alpha, with amino-acid sequence MSRIQQTFAQLKIQNKAALIPFITAGDPDPQLTVAILHGLVEAGADIIELGVPFSDPMADGPTIQRASERALKHHVGLRDVLAMVAEFRTTNATTPIVLMGYANPIEHMGYATFAQAAHQAGVDGVLTVDIPPEESVAEIFTAAGVDTIFLLSPTTPDTRINLVASKASGFVYYVSLKGVTGSANLDLDEVAQHIPVIRERCGLPVGVGFGIRDAATAAKIAQFADAVVIGSRIVEEIENSPREQVVSNLIKFVAEVRAAMNAVAKG; translated from the coding sequence ATGAGTCGTATTCAACAAACTTTTGCGCAACTCAAAATTCAGAACAAGGCTGCGCTGATTCCGTTCATTACTGCAGGTGATCCGGATCCACAGCTTACCGTGGCTATATTGCATGGTTTGGTTGAGGCGGGCGCTGATATTATTGAGCTGGGTGTGCCCTTTTCTGATCCTATGGCAGATGGCCCAACTATACAGCGTGCGTCTGAACGGGCCTTGAAGCATCATGTGGGCTTGCGTGACGTGTTGGCTATGGTAGCTGAGTTTCGTACCACCAATGCAACTACGCCCATCGTGTTAATGGGCTATGCTAATCCAATAGAACATATGGGTTATGCAACTTTTGCGCAAGCCGCTCATCAGGCTGGGGTTGATGGTGTGTTAACTGTGGATATTCCACCTGAGGAAAGTGTTGCTGAAATATTTACGGCAGCTGGCGTCGATACGATATTCCTGTTATCGCCTACTACACCTGATACCCGTATTAATCTGGTCGCCAGCAAAGCCAGTGGTTTCGTGTATTACGTTTCACTTAAGGGTGTAACAGGTTCCGCTAACCTTGATTTGGATGAGGTTGCACAACACATTCCAGTTATACGTGAACGTTGCGGTTTGCCTGTAGGTGTGGGGTTTGGTATTCGTGATGCAGCAACAGCGGCTAAAATTGCACAGTTTGCTGATGCGGTGGTAATTGGTAGCCGTATTGTTGAAGAGATAGAAAATTCACCACGTGAACAAGTGGTGAGCAATTTAATTAAATTTGTAGCTGAAGTGCGCGCTGCCATGAATGCAGTAGCAAAAGGATAA
- the trpB gene encoding tryptophan synthase subunit beta has translation MRIGELPDERGHFGSYGGIFVAETLIAALDELRQEYDVARKDPAFMAEFRHELKHYVGRPSPIYHAKRWSEHLGGAQIYLKREDLNHTGAHKINNTIGQALLARRMGKKRVIAETGAGQHGVASATVAARYGMECVVYMGADDVVRQSPNVYRMKLLGATVVPVSSGSKTLKDALNEAMRDWVTNVASTFYILGTAAGPHPYPMLVRDFQSVIGDECLTQMPEMVGRQPDAIIACVGGGSNAIGIFHPYLDEKNVRLIGVEAGGDGISTGRHAAPLSAGTPGVLHGFRSYLMQDDNGQIIETHSVSAGLDYPGVGPEHAWLKDTGRAEYVAINDDEAMAAFHNLCRFEGIIPALESSHALAHAAKIAPTMAKDQVLLVNLSGRGDKDINTVAKLAGITL, from the coding sequence ATGCGTATCGGTGAACTCCCTGATGAACGTGGGCATTTTGGCTCTTATGGTGGTATTTTTGTTGCGGAAACGCTAATCGCAGCACTGGATGAGTTACGCCAAGAATATGATGTTGCACGCAAAGATCCAGCATTTATGGCTGAATTTCGCCATGAGCTCAAACATTACGTAGGTCGTCCTAGTCCGATTTATCACGCTAAACGCTGGTCCGAACACTTGGGCGGTGCGCAGATTTATCTGAAACGTGAAGATTTGAATCACACTGGCGCGCATAAAATCAATAACACTATCGGTCAAGCCTTGTTAGCGAGACGGATGGGCAAAAAACGCGTGATAGCTGAAACTGGCGCTGGCCAGCATGGCGTTGCATCGGCAACGGTAGCGGCACGCTATGGCATGGAATGCGTGGTATACATGGGGGCTGACGACGTGGTGCGCCAATCGCCTAACGTTTACCGTATGAAACTGCTGGGTGCAACAGTGGTGCCTGTGTCCTCGGGTTCCAAAACCTTGAAAGACGCGCTCAATGAGGCCATGCGTGACTGGGTGACTAACGTTGCATCTACATTTTATATCCTTGGCACAGCAGCAGGTCCGCATCCTTATCCTATGCTGGTTCGCGATTTTCAGTCGGTAATTGGTGATGAATGTTTAACGCAAATGCCAGAAATGGTAGGCCGACAACCTGATGCGATCATCGCATGTGTGGGTGGTGGCAGTAATGCGATAGGTATATTTCATCCATATCTGGATGAAAAAAATGTACGCTTGATTGGTGTAGAGGCGGGTGGAGACGGCATAAGCACAGGTCGTCATGCCGCGCCATTATCTGCTGGTACGCCAGGTGTGTTGCATGGTTTCCGTAGTTATTTAATGCAGGATGACAATGGTCAAATTATCGAAACCCATTCTGTGTCGGCAGGGTTGGATTATCCCGGAGTAGGTCCTGAACATGCATGGTTAAAAGATACCGGGCGTGCTGAATATGTAGCTATTAATGATGATGAAGCGATGGCTGCGTTCCATAATTTATGCCGTTTTGAAGGGATTATCCCGGCGTTGGAATCCAGTCATGCATTGGCACATGCCGCTAAAATTGCGCCAACTATGGCTAAAGATCAGGTGCTGTTAGTCAATTTGTCTGGCCGTGGCGATAAAGACATCAATACTGTGGCGAAGCTTGCGGGTATTACGCTGTAA
- a CDS encoding phosphoribosylanthranilate isomerase: MRTRIKICGFTSVDAAVYAAQQGVDAIGLVFYPPSPRHVEIAQASLIARAVPAFVSSVALFVDADVATVAKVIEQVRPGLLQFHGNESPVYCRQFNLPYIKAVRVKQGLDLVQYALQFHDAQGILLDAYVAGEAGGTGHGFDWNLIPANLPLPLILSGGLDANNVGAAIRRTHPWAVDVSSGVEASKGIKDAAKVAQFIHEVNNAYR; this comes from the coding sequence ATGCGAACTCGGATTAAAATTTGTGGATTTACCAGTGTCGACGCTGCGGTTTATGCAGCACAGCAAGGCGTCGATGCGATAGGTTTGGTGTTCTATCCGCCCAGCCCTCGGCATGTCGAAATAGCGCAAGCGAGCTTGATAGCCAGGGCGGTGCCTGCGTTTGTGAGCAGCGTAGCATTGTTTGTTGATGCTGATGTGGCAACAGTGGCAAAAGTAATCGAACAGGTAAGGCCTGGTCTATTGCAATTCCATGGCAACGAATCACCAGTTTACTGCCGACAGTTCAATTTGCCCTATATTAAAGCTGTACGCGTAAAGCAAGGGCTAGATTTGGTACAATATGCTTTGCAATTCCATGATGCGCAGGGCATCTTGCTTGATGCTTATGTTGCTGGTGAAGCAGGTGGTACTGGGCATGGGTTTGACTGGAATTTAATTCCTGCAAACTTACCGCTGCCATTAATATTATCAGGTGGACTGGATGCAAATAACGTCGGCGCAGCAATACGACGTACACATCCATGGGCTGTCGATGTATCCAGCGGCGTAGAAGCAAGTAAAGGCATTAAAGACGCGGCTAAAGTCGCTCAATTTATACACGAGGTAAATAATGCGTATCGGTGA
- the truA gene encoding tRNA pseudouridine(38-40) synthase TruA: protein MRIALGVEYNGAEFCGWQHQPQGCGVQDALEHALAQIAGHVVAVVAAGRTDTGVHATLQVVHFDVEVTRPLSAWVRGVNSFLPAGVAVLWAHPVSERFHARFSALTRSYRYVLLNHSIRPALQTGQVGWYHLPLDAMLMQEAAQYLIGEHDFSAFRAAECQANTPVRNMSELKVMREGHHVIFNLTANAFLHHMVRNIVGALVYVGQGKQPAIWMQHLLRQRDRTQSAPTFAAAGLHLCHVSYDAEWDLPSSRSPCE, encoded by the coding sequence ATGCGTATTGCGTTGGGAGTGGAATATAATGGCGCCGAATTTTGTGGCTGGCAACATCAGCCACAGGGTTGTGGTGTGCAAGATGCGCTAGAGCATGCATTGGCGCAAATTGCGGGTCATGTTGTTGCGGTCGTAGCAGCTGGGCGGACGGATACGGGGGTGCATGCAACTTTGCAAGTAGTGCATTTTGATGTAGAGGTAACACGCCCACTCAGTGCATGGGTACGTGGTGTGAATTCATTTTTACCTGCGGGTGTGGCTGTGTTGTGGGCTCATCCGGTCAGTGAACGGTTTCATGCCCGATTCAGTGCGCTGACACGCAGTTATCGCTATGTTTTGTTAAACCACTCTATACGACCAGCGTTACAGACAGGACAAGTTGGTTGGTATCATCTGCCATTGGACGCAATGCTTATGCAGGAGGCCGCGCAATATTTAATTGGTGAGCACGATTTTAGCGCGTTCCGTGCGGCTGAATGTCAGGCCAATACGCCTGTGCGTAACATGAGCGAATTAAAGGTGATGCGTGAAGGTCATCACGTTATCTTTAATCTGACTGCAAATGCATTCTTACACCACATGGTGCGTAATATAGTTGGTGCGTTGGTTTATGTTGGTCAGGGTAAGCAGCCTGCAATATGGATGCAGCATTTGTTGCGGCAACGTGATCGCACGCAGTCTGCACCTACTTTTGCCGCGGCAGGATTGCATTTGTGTCATGTGAGCTATGATGCAGAATGGGATTTGCCCTCCAGTCGTTCACCTTGCGAGTAA
- a CDS encoding FimV/HubP family polar landmark protein, translating into MHKKKMVSCLSAAMLLLAQAPAYSAGLGKLSINSALGQPLNAEIEVLAADPTELATLQARMAGADAYRNANLDMTGALSSLKLALEKKPSGRSVLKVTSSKPINDPFLDMLIELSWGSGQMVREYTLLLDPPGMMPTNNNSVTVAPATSSAPVVNTVAPTAEKVITNNSAPEKAVSSKSVTKPKAVAPVVAKPAEVAPVKPESAASNDLAAAASTITAKRGSTLSSLAKQVKPEGVKLEQMLVGLYRQNPSAFDGNMNQMKAGKILKVPSKEDVAAISEADAVREIKLQANDWHSYRQKLASEVAAAPAAEAKSTPNSGKITPKVEDKAAPVKAGQDVLKLSKGEAPATDSKTANATKPAKPTAAELKQAAQDEAVAKQKALKEANDRAAALEKNIKDMQRLVELKNQSMANMQKEAAKPAAIPVPPAAQPEVKPEVKPEVKPAPAVVKKPVVKPVVPAPVPVAESAWYEDINPLYAGGGAVAALLLALFGFMAKSRSRRANLSKFENSIMTNVEAKPNTVYGTQGGAVVNTNNTSFLTDFSQSGLGSLDTHDVDPIAEAEVYMAYGRDAQAEEILKEAMVKDPARHEIKLKLLEIYAGRKNLPAFEFIATELYSALAGENTPVWEKAAELGRSLDPNNPLYGGSTTTASEVEKAIDEPVAEIAEAVSMPADEVVDHIEAPTDESVMDLSGALDFDSESLGSSEVEHKEVVTEEEISADDMLDMSEFELPAETEPVAAEASDVMDFDMPDVAHHEVAVEADEPVKVEDVAVPEVVAHDDNMLNFDFNLDEHDHQEVAAEAAPVAATEDIALDFSGISLDFDEPEAAEPVAAPEVVEATEATEATEVAEVAEVAEATEATEEADTLNNVAEAAPVVHELSEAEQEVKTKLDLAQVYLEMGDNENAREILQEVMQEGNAQQQEQAHAFLQQAG; encoded by the coding sequence GGCAGGTGCAGATGCGTATCGCAATGCTAATTTGGATATGACGGGTGCATTATCTAGTTTGAAGTTGGCGTTGGAAAAGAAACCTAGCGGTCGGTCAGTGTTGAAAGTGACTTCCAGCAAGCCGATAAACGATCCTTTCTTGGATATGTTGATTGAATTAAGTTGGGGCAGCGGGCAGATGGTGCGTGAGTACACGTTGTTGCTTGATCCGCCAGGCATGATGCCAACCAATAATAATAGCGTCACTGTGGCGCCTGCTACTTCGTCAGCACCAGTCGTGAATACTGTAGCGCCGACAGCAGAAAAAGTAATTACAAACAATAGCGCTCCAGAGAAGGCAGTAAGTTCTAAATCTGTTACTAAGCCTAAAGCCGTTGCACCTGTGGTAGCAAAGCCTGCAGAAGTGGCACCAGTGAAACCAGAAAGTGCCGCATCAAATGATTTGGCTGCAGCGGCTAGCACTATTACAGCAAAACGCGGTTCTACGTTAAGTTCGCTGGCCAAACAGGTCAAGCCAGAAGGCGTGAAGCTGGAACAGATGCTGGTTGGTTTATATCGCCAAAATCCATCAGCATTTGATGGCAATATGAATCAGATGAAAGCTGGCAAAATTCTGAAAGTGCCAAGTAAAGAAGATGTTGCTGCAATCAGTGAAGCGGATGCAGTGCGTGAAATCAAGTTGCAAGCGAATGATTGGCATAGCTACCGTCAAAAATTGGCATCTGAAGTGGCTGCAGCACCTGCGGCGGAAGCAAAGTCTACGCCTAATAGTGGCAAGATTACACCCAAGGTTGAGGATAAGGCAGCTCCGGTTAAAGCTGGGCAGGACGTGTTGAAACTATCTAAAGGTGAGGCACCAGCTACAGATAGTAAAACAGCAAATGCGACAAAACCAGCTAAACCAACCGCTGCTGAACTAAAACAGGCAGCTCAGGATGAGGCAGTTGCTAAGCAAAAAGCGTTAAAAGAAGCAAATGATCGCGCTGCTGCACTAGAGAAAAATATTAAAGATATGCAGCGTTTGGTTGAATTGAAAAACCAGAGTATGGCGAATATGCAGAAAGAAGCTGCTAAACCAGCTGCTATTCCGGTACCGCCCGCAGCTCAGCCAGAGGTTAAACCTGAGGTTAAACCAGAAGTTAAGCCTGCGCCTGCTGTTGTCAAAAAACCTGTAGTAAAACCGGTTGTGCCGGCACCTGTGCCAGTTGCTGAATCAGCTTGGTATGAGGATATTAATCCACTTTACGCTGGTGGCGGCGCTGTTGCTGCGCTCTTGTTGGCATTGTTCGGTTTTATGGCTAAGAGTCGTAGTCGTCGTGCAAACTTATCCAAGTTTGAAAATAGCATTATGACCAATGTTGAGGCTAAGCCAAATACGGTTTACGGTACGCAAGGTGGTGCGGTTGTTAATACAAACAACACATCATTCTTGACGGATTTCAGTCAGTCAGGCCTTGGTAGCTTGGATACGCATGATGTTGATCCGATAGCCGAGGCCGAAGTGTATATGGCGTATGGTCGTGATGCACAGGCTGAAGAAATACTCAAAGAAGCAATGGTTAAAGATCCAGCTCGCCATGAAATTAAATTGAAGTTGCTGGAAATTTATGCAGGTCGTAAAAATTTACCTGCATTTGAATTTATCGCGACTGAATTGTATTCAGCGTTAGCAGGGGAAAACACCCCGGTTTGGGAAAAAGCTGCAGAGCTGGGTCGGAGTTTAGACCCGAATAATCCATTGTATGGTGGTTCGACAACAACTGCGTCGGAAGTGGAAAAAGCGATAGATGAACCCGTTGCTGAAATTGCAGAGGCGGTATCTATGCCAGCTGATGAGGTGGTCGATCATATCGAAGCCCCCACTGATGAGAGTGTGATGGACTTGTCTGGTGCGTTGGATTTTGATAGTGAGTCATTGGGCAGCAGTGAAGTAGAGCACAAGGAAGTTGTCACGGAGGAAGAGATATCCGCAGATGATATGCTGGACATGAGTGAATTTGAGTTACCTGCTGAAACTGAGCCGGTTGCTGCTGAGGCATCAGATGTAATGGATTTTGATATGCCAGATGTTGCGCATCATGAAGTTGCAGTAGAGGCTGATGAGCCTGTCAAAGTTGAGGATGTCGCAGTGCCTGAAGTCGTAGCTCATGATGACAATATGCTCAATTTTGATTTTAATCTGGATGAGCATGATCATCAGGAAGTGGCTGCAGAAGCTGCCCCAGTTGCCGCGACTGAAGATATTGCATTGGATTTCTCAGGCATTAGTTTGGATTTTGATGAGCCTGAAGCTGCAGAACCCGTAGCGGCCCCAGAAGTTGTAGAAGCTACAGAAGCTACAGAAGCTACAGAAGTTGCAGAAGTTGCAGAAGTTGCAGAAGCTACGGAAGCTACGGAAGAAGCTGATACGCTTAATAATGTTGCTGAAGCGGCACCTGTTGTTCATGAGTTGAGTGAGGCTGAGCAGGAAGTCAAAACTAAATTAGATTTGGCTCAGGTTTATTTGGAAATGGGTGACAATGAAAATGCGCGTGAAATTTTGCAAGAGGTTATGCAAGAAGGTAATGCACAACAGCAAGAACAAGCGCATGCATTTCTACAACAAGCAGGTTAA